Sequence from the Fodinibius salicampi genome:
GCTTCTCTGATGCTATTTTTCCGGTGCTATCCAACAGGTAAAACAAGCCTTTAATTTCAAAATTTTGCCATATTTTATTTGTTTTAGAGCTATCCGATTTAAATTTGGCAAGATAGGTATTGTTATTTCTTACATATAATTGGTCTATACTGGGATAAGCTCGATCCAGTGCCCGATATTTTCCCCTGTTCTGGGCAAGTAAAATTGTTTGATCACCGGCCAGGGTATCGAGCGTAAACACACTTACTTTATATTGATTAAAATCATAGACATATAAACGATTCTTACGGATCTGCAAGCTTTTAATAAAACCAAATTCACTGGGTCCCCGACCTTCTCGTCCAAGTTGAGTTATAAACCGACCATCGGGATGAAAGACATGAATGGACTGGTTTTGTACATCTGCAATAAAAACTCGTCCCGAACTATCAACGGCTATATCGCCCATCCTTCCAACTAATATTTCCTCTCTACTTCCAAACGTTTGCTCGCGTTCTAATTGAATCTTCCTCGCTGGCTGAGGATCCGTTGAATAAACCGTCAAATTATCCAAATCCTTGACATGCTCGGGAACCTCAACCTCCGGTTCTGAGGTACAGCCGAATACCAGTAAAAGCGCGGCGCAATAAATCCCCTTTTTTATTTTAGAATAGTTTCCCATGGGTTCTATTTATCAATGGATTCATATCGTAACAGATCAAATCCCAATCCCGCTAATTAACTGTAATTAATTCAAACTTTTCTCACTTAGCAAGTCGTCCTATTACATTTGGATGCGGTATTTTATCAACTGCTGGACTCCTGTTTCCTCATTCGTTTTGACGGCATACAGATACCCATCTTTAATAACTTTAATTCTTCTTTCTTCGGTATTCCTGAACAAACGTCTTCCGGGCCACTTGAATATTCCCATTGGCTTTCCATTCTCATCCATAACCCACCATCGGTAGTAATCTGAATCGTCTGAAATGGTACACACCCACAGTCGATTTTCATCATCCAGTAGCATGTAGTGTAAGGCAGGCCAGGTTTTTGGAAATTCGGTATTATGAACGGCTTGCTTCATCCGCCGGGAATAGTTTTTATAGCGGGCAAGAATGTCCTCTTCCCTTAATGCACTTCTGGTATAAGGATAGTAAAATGCCTCAAGGTATTTTCCCGCAGGATCGTACTTTTTAATTAGAAATTCCTCCGTCCAGGCCGAAAATATATGACCATCGGTTGAACTCACCATCAATGCATTCCGGTGAAATGGCAAAGTAGGTGACTTTGCCAACTGAGGACCGGGCATACCCGTCCCCTGATGTAAATTGACATCTTTTTCCTTAAATATTTGATCAGAAATAATATTTCCTTCCCAATCCAGAAGATAATATCGACGATATCGGTTGTTTGGATTATCAGGTCGCAGGGGTTCGGCAAATCCAAATAAAAAAGTACTATCATTTCTGACAAAATAATGGCCCTGATCTGGGTTGTATCCGCTTAGCTCTTCGATATTATCCCAACTTTGAGGATTCAATTTTACCGTACCAGTGGAAGAAAGAGATCTGAGCGAAAAAACATTTATCCTTTGTAACTTATAGTCATAGGCGTACAAATGATTTGACTGTATCTGAATGTCAGAAAGTATTTGAAATTCCCCGGGACCTGCTCCCGCTCT
This genomic interval carries:
- a CDS encoding 6-bladed beta-propeller, translating into MGNYSKIKKGIYCAALLLVFGCTSEPEVEVPEHVKDLDNLTVYSTDPQPARKIQLEREQTFGSREEILVGRMGDIAVDSSGRVFIADVQNQSIHVFHPDGRFITQLGREGRGPSEFGFIKSLQIRKNRLYVYDFNQYKVSVFTLDTLAGDQTILLAQNRGKYRALDRAYPSIDQLYVRNNNTYLAKFKSDSSKTNKIWQNFEIKGLFYLLDSTGKIASEKLLDLKVATGTNVGTSSSSAILGYHVEDFFGNALPVLSSDNGIYLAEPDLFLIKAYSPNGVYEHAFYYPHKKISLTRKSAIEAEVPDIYIKSMQSMDLPQTWPVLTEMKIDDQDRLWIATTVENMNVYEWWVLDATDGSLLARFTWPRDKPIEAVKDGKLYTRETKEETGLEEIVRYNVEIIENK
- a CDS encoding 6-bladed beta-propeller, with translation MKILKIIAYVSVYGCLLVIIGCSTHQKDRQKQTHKADRLDIPQHIQALDSLTVYSLDKELTDTIRFEKEAMFTDSVGIGSMGTVAVDEQGRVYIAEGGIKSNRQTIHVFEPDGSHISTMGRAGAGPGEFQILSDIQIQSNHLYAYDYKLQRINVFSLRSLSSTGTVKLNPQSWDNIEELSGYNPDQGHYFVRNDSTFLFGFAEPLRPDNPNNRYRRYYLLDWEGNIISDQIFKEKDVNLHQGTGMPGPQLAKSPTLPFHRNALMVSSTDGHIFSAWTEEFLIKKYDPAGKYLEAFYYPYTRSALREEDILARYKNYSRRMKQAVHNTEFPKTWPALHYMLLDDENRLWVCTISDDSDYYRWWVMDENGKPMGIFKWPGRRLFRNTEERRIKVIKDGYLYAVKTNEETGVQQLIKYRIQM